A genomic segment from Spinacia oleracea cultivar Varoflay chromosome 3, BTI_SOV_V1, whole genome shotgun sequence encodes:
- the LOC110777642 gene encoding rac-like GTP-binding protein RHO1: MSASRFIKCVTVGDGAVGKTCLLISYTSNTFPTDYVPTVFDNFSANVVVNGATVNLGLWDTAGQEDYNRLRPLSYRGADVFILAFSLISKASYENVSKKWIPELKHYAPGVPIVLVGTKLDLRDDKQFFIDHPGAVPITTAQGEELRKLIGAPAYIECSSKTQQNVKAVFDAAIKVVLQPPKTKKKKSKAQKACSIL, encoded by the exons ATGAGTGCTTCGAGGTTCATAAAATGTGTTACAGTTGGTGATGGTGCCGTTGGTAAAACTTGCTTGTTGATTTCCTACACCAGCAACACCTTCCCTACG GATTATGTGCCCACTGTCTTCGACAACTTCAGTGCAAATGTCGTCGTTAACGGGGCAACAGTTAACCTGGGGTTATGGGATACTGCAG GACAAGAGGACTACAACAGATTAAGACCTTTGAGTTATCGTGGTGCAGATGTTTTCATTCTTGCTTTCTCCCTCATTAGCAAGGCTAGTTATGAAAATGTGTCTAAGAAG TGGATTCCCGAGTTGAAGCATTATGCTCCTGGTGTCCCCATTGTTCTTGTTGGAACAAAGCTCG ATCTTCGGGATGACAAGCAGTTTTTCATAGACCACCCTGGCGCTGTTCCAATTACTACAGCtcag GGTGAGGAATTGAGGAAGCTGATTGGTGCTCCTGCTTACATCGAATGTAGTTCAAAAACACAGCAG AATGTGAAGGCAGTTTTTGATGCAGCCATTAAGGTTGTTCTTCAACCACCAAAGACAAAGAAAAAGAAGTCAAAGGCACAGAAGGCTTGCTCCATATTGTAA
- the LOC110777644 gene encoding vacuolar protein sorting-associated protein 35A, with the protein MIAAGVEDEEKWLSAGITGLQQNAFHMHRALDSNNLKDALKYSAQMLSELRTSRLSPHKYYALYMRAFDELRKLELFFHEETRRGCSIIELYELVQHAGNILPRLYLLCTVGCVYIKSKEAPAKDILKDLVEMCRGIQHPLRGLFLRSYLSQVSRDKLPDIGSEYEGDADTVTDAVEFVLQNFTEMNKLWVRMQYQGPARDKDRREKERSELRDLVGKNLHVLSQIEGVDLDMYKDTVLPRVLEQVVNCKDELAQYYLMDCIIQVFPDEYHLQTLDILLGACPQLQASVDIKSVLSSLMERLSNYAASSPEVLPDFLQVDAFSKLNSAIGKIIEAQADMPVVAVVTLYSSLLTFTLHVHPDRLDYADQVLGSCVNKLSIIGKLDDSKATKQIVALLSAPLNKYNNVITALKLSNYPRVMEYLDNETNKVMAKIIIQSIMKNETYISTGDKVEALFELIKGLIKDTDATADDEDDEEDFKEEQNAVARLIQMLHNNDPEEMFKIINIVRKHILAGGVKRLSFTVPPLVFSSLKLIRTLQNQDMDKPEDEAEGTPKKIFQLLNQLIEALSNVPAPELSLRLYLQCAEAANDSDLEPVACEFFTQAYILYEEEISGSREQVTALHLIIGTLQRMHAFGVENRDTLTHKATGYSAKLLKKPDQCRAVYACSHLFWTDDQEGAREGERVLLCLKRALKIANAAQQMANATRGSGGSVMLFIEILNKYLYYFEKGNNQITVNTIQDLMELITTEMQSDNAATDPAAEAFFASTLRYIQFQKQKGGAVSEKYEPVKA; encoded by the exons ATGATCGCCGCCGGAGTTGAAGACGAAGAGAAATGGCTTTCCGCCGGAATCACCGGCCTTCAACAGAACGCCTTCCACATGCATCGAGCTCTG GATTCCAACAATTTGAAAGATGCGTTGAAGTACTCGGCTCAGATGCTCTCGGAGCTCCGTACTTCTAGGCTCTCTCCTCACAAATACTACGCTCTTT ATATGCGAGCGTTTGATGAATTGAGGAAATTGGAGTTGTTCTTTCATGAAGAAACGAGGCGAGGTTGTTCGATTATTGAACTCTATGAGCTTGTACAACATGCTGGCAACATCTTACCTCGACT GTATCTTCTCTGCACGGTAGGATGTGTTTATATCAAGTCAAAGGAAGCTCCAGCAAAAGATATTCTCAAGGATTTAGTAGAAATGTGTCGAGGTATCCAACATCCTCTGCGAGGGCTCTTCTTGAGAAGTTACCTTTCTCAAGTTAGTAGGGACAAATTACCTGATATTGGTTCTGAATATGAAGG AGATGCTGATACCGTCACAGATGCAGTTGAGTTTGTGCTGCAAAATTTTACTGAGATGAATAAACTTTGGGTGCGGATGCAATACCAG GGACCTGCGCGGGACAAGGATAGAAGGGAAAAGGAAAGAAGCGAGCTTCGAGATCTC GTTGGGAAGAATCTGCATGTTCTAAGTCAGATTGAGGGAGTTGATCTGGACATGTACAAGGATACTGTTCTTCCTAGAGTCCTGGAGCAG GTAGTCAATTGTAAGGATGAGCTTGCACAATATTATTTGATGGACTGCATAATTCAAGTATTTCCCGACGAGTACCACTTGCAAACTCTTGATATTTTGCTGGGTGCTTGCCCACAGCTCCAG GCATCAGTTGATATCAAGTCAGTCCTCTCGAGTTTGATGGAAAGGCTATCAAATTATGCGGCCTCAAGTCCAGAG GTATTGCCGGATTTCTTGCAAGTGGATGCCTTCTCGAAATTGAACAGTGCAATTGGGAAG ATCATAGAAGCACAAGCTGATATGcctgttgttgctgttgtgaCTTTGTATTCATCTCTTCTTACCTTTACCCTGCATGTCCATCCCGACCGGCTTGATTACGCTGATCAAGTATTG GGATCCTGTGTCAATAAACTCTCCATCATCGGGAAACTTGATGACAGCAAGGCAACAAAGCAAATTGTTGCACTTCTAAGTGCTCCACTGaataaatataataatgttATTACTGCCTTGAAGCTTTCTAATTATCCTCGGGTGATGGAATACCTTGACAATGAAACAAATAAAGTCATGGCAAAGATTATTATTCAAAGTATTATGAAAAACGAGACTTATATATCTACTGGGGATAAG GTCGAAGCATTGTTTGAATTAATAAAAGGGCTTATAAAGGACACAGATGCTACTGCTGATGATGAG GATGATGAAGAGGACTTCAAGGAGGAACAAAATGCTGTAGCGCGCCTTATCCAAATGCTGCACAACAATGATCCAGAAGAGATGTTCAAG ATTATAAATATAGTGCGGAAGCATATATTGGCCGGTGGAGTGAAGCGTCTGTCATTTACCGTTCCACCCCTTGTGTTTTCCTCCCTTAAG TTGATTAGAACGCTTCAGAACCAAGATATGGATAAACCTGAAGACGAAGCAGAGGGTACACCAAAGAAAATTTTTCAGCTATTGAATCAG CTTATTGAGGCTCTTTCAAATGTTCCTGCTCCTGAGCTCTCATTACGGTTATACCTGCAATGTGCTGAG gCTGCAAATGACTCTGACTTGGAACCTGTTGCCTGTGAATTTTTCACTCAAGCATATATATTATACGAGGAAGAAATTTCG GGCTCCAGAGAGCAGGTGACTGCATTACACCTAATAATCGGTACTCTTCAAAGGATGCATGCCTTTGGTGTTGAGAACAGGGATACTCTGACTCACAAAGCGACAGGG TATTCAGCAAAGCTTTTAAAGAAACCCGATCAATGTAGGGCTGTTTATGCATGCTCTCATCTCTTTTGGACGGATGATCAGGAAGGAGCCAGGGAAGGAGAGAG GGTTCTACTTTGCTTAAAGCGGGCTCTAAAAATCGCAAATGCCGCTCAACAGATGGCTAATGCTACTCGGGGTAGTGGTGGTTCAGTTATGCTGTTCATTGAAATCCTCAATAA GTATCTCTATTATTTTGAGAAGGGAAACAACCAAATCACGGTCAATACAATCCAGGATCTAATGGAATTAATTACTACGGAGATGCAAAGTGATAATGCGGCAACAGATCCTGCTGCTGAAGCTTTCTTTGCAAGCACATTGCGGTACATCCAATTCCAGAAACAAAAAGGTGGCGCAGTTAGTGAGAAGTATGAACCTGTCAAAGCTTGA